The sequence GTAGAGTTGGCGGCTGATGCCGGCCTCGCTGGCCGTGAACCAGATCTCATCGCCGTGCCACACGATCCCCTGCACGCTATTGAAAGCCGGGCCGAGCGTTTGTTTGTGGCCCTGTAGATCGATCACCGCGACCTCGCCGCGGTCGTCGCCCTGGGGCGCCGGGTGGTCCATGAAAGCGATGCGGTCGCCCCTGGGAGAAAACTTCGGGTGACTGACCCATCCCTTGGTTTCGTACAGGACCGTTCCAATCGGATATTCCAGGCGCCAGCTTCCCGTTGCTTCGTTGTAGCGGGTGATCACCATCTGGCTGCCGTCCGGGGAGAACTCGGCGTATTGGACGTCGTCCAGCACAGTACGGGGAGCGCCGCCGCTCAAGGGAACGCGCGCCAGGGTCCCGCGAAAGGCGTACCCGGATACGTAGGCGCGGTGGAGCAGGATCGCCAGTTCTCCATTCTTCGACACCGAGAGCACATCGGCGCCGGAAATGCCGAGTGCGCGGTCGCCCGGGCTGCCTTGTCGTCCGACGTAGAGCTCGGGCAGCTTGCCGTCCCAGGCCGCGGAATAGACCATGTCGCCGTCCGGGGTGAAGCGCGCATCGCCCATCCAGCCCAGGCGGAAGGTGACGGGCTGGAAATGAGGTGGGGTAGCGCGCGAGGCGCGCATGCCCATGGCCAAGCCAAGGGCCAGAGCCGCCGCAGCCGCCAGCACCGCGGCCGCCAGTCTGATCTTCACCCGCGGCCCGAGATCCACCCGGGCTGCCTTGCCGCTGGTGGTGCTGATGCCGGTCAGCGCGTCGAGGGCGAATACGATGTCGTGCGCCGACTGGAAGCGCTCCTCGGGATTCTTTTCCAGGCAGTGGCGGACGATGCGCTCCAGCCCCGGCGGCAGGTTGCGGTTGGTCTCAGTGAGGTCCGGCGGATCCTCTTTGAGGATGGCGCTCATGGTGTCGGCGGCGGTGTCGCCGTGGAAAGCGCGCCTGCCGGAGAGCATCTCGTACAGCACCGCACCCAGCGCGAAGATGTCCGTGCGCTGGTCCACCGGCTTGCCGCGCACCTGCTCCGGCGACATGTAGCCGACCGTGCCCATGACGGTGCCGGGCGAGGTATCGAGCGGGCGCTGGTGGGTGACCGTGGCGGCGGCCGCGGTCGCAGCCGACCCCTGCTTGGCCAGCCCGAAGTCGAGGATCTTCACCCGCCCGTCGCGGGTGAGGAAGATGTTCTCCGGCTTGATGTCGCGATGGGTGATGCCCTTCTCATGGGCCGCGGACAGGCCGCGGCAGATCTGCAAGGCGTAGTCCACCGCTTTGCGGACGGGAAGCGGGCCGCCAGCCAGCCGGTCGCGCAGGGTATCGCCCTCCAGAAGCTCAGTGACCAGGTAGCGGCTACCGTCGAGCGCCCCGGTGTCGTGGATGGAGAGGATGTTGGGATGGTTCAGGGCGGCGATGACGCGGGCTTCCTGCTCGAAGCGGCGCAGGCGGTCTTCATCGCCCGCGACCAAGTCGGGAAGGACCTTGATGGCGACCGCGCGATCGAGCCGCGAATCGCGGGCGCGATACACTTCGCCCATCCCCCCGCTACCGGCAACACCTTGGACTTCGTACGGTCCTAGCTTGGTCCCGGCTGAGATGGGCATGGTGGCGCGCATTATATCCCGCGAATCGCGCCAAGGAGGGCCGGCCGCACTTACCCGAAAATCATGCGATCCCGCGGACCCGCATGAACACTGATTCTGGCGGAATTTTGCACATCGGAAATCGGCGCCAAAGCGCGCGGATGGCGGCTAGCCATCGCTGTTGAAAAATCCGGATGCACCGAAGCGGGTGCATCCACCTGTGGAAGCGCTGCACTCGACTGAAAAGAAGCAAGTTACAACGCAGCGAAAAATCTTGACTTAAGAATCCAGAAGCGTAGAACCACACTCGTTCTTTGACATTTCTTAAGTTTCTCCGGTTGGTGGTGAGTCCGGGGCTGAAGCCGCAGTCACCTCTCTCGCTCTCGAGGCGCATGGGACGGAAGGCTGGCGACGGTCTATAGCGAGCCGCTGGTCGAGGGGAACGGAGAAAATCGTCAAAGGCAAGATAGAGTCCCGAGGCGTTACCCGGTTTTTCCGGTTGGCGGTGAGCCCGGAGCCCGAGCTGAGGCGCAAGCTTCGTAATGATCGCGCCAGCGCGACCCGCAAGGAAGTGCTGGAGGCAGGTCGGCAAGGGTCTACACGCGAACTGCTGGTTGAGAGGAACAGGGTAACAGCACCTCGGGACTCTTAATTTCTTCGCCCGCCAACCCGGCGATTCCCGAAATAGGTTCCCATCGCGTGCGGGCTGCCAGTCTATAATCTGCAGCACGATTTGGGGACGTCGACCCGTCCCTTCCTTTGGGTCGGCAAAAGACACAATGGCATTGGCAGCGGGTTCACGGCTGGGGCCGTACGAGATCGTCGGCGCGCTGGGCGCGGGCGGCATGGGCGAGGTGTACCGTGCGCGCGACACGCGCCTGGAGCGCACCGTGGCGCTAAAGATCTTGGCAGGGGAACTGGCCAGGGATGGGGAGCGACTGCAGCGTTTCGAACAGGAGGCGCGTGCCGCTTCCGCTCTCAACCACGCAAATATCGTCACCCTCTTCGACGTCGGTCGGGACAACGGGACGGCATATCTCGCCATGGAGCTGGTGGAGGGGAGATCGCTGCGCGAGCTGGTGGGGGCTGCGCTGCCAGTGAAGCGAGCGCTCTCCATTGCGGCCCAGATCGCGGACGGATTGGCGAAGGCGCACGCGGCCGGCATTGTGCACCGCGACCTGAAGCCGGAAAACGTCAT comes from Terriglobales bacterium and encodes:
- a CDS encoding protein kinase, encoding MRATMPISAGTKLGPYEVQGVAGSGGMGEVYRARDSRLDRAVAIKVLPDLVAGDEDRLRRFEQEARVIAALNHPNILSIHDTGALDGSRYLVTELLEGDTLRDRLAGGPLPVRKAVDYALQICRGLSAAHEKGITHRDIKPENIFLTRDGRVKILDFGLAKQGSAATAAAATVTHQRPLDTSPGTVMGTVGYMSPEQVRGKPVDQRTDIFALGAVLYEMLSGRRAFHGDTAADTMSAILKEDPPDLTETNRNLPPGLERIVRHCLEKNPEERFQSAHDIVFALDALTGISTTSGKAARVDLGPRVKIRLAAAVLAAAAALALGLAMGMRASRATPPHFQPVTFRLGWMGDARFTPDGDMVYSAAWDGKLPELYVGRQGSPGDRALGISGADVLSVSKNGELAILLHRAYVSGYAFRGTLARVPLSGGAPRTVLDDVQYAEFSPDGSQMVITRYNEATGSWRLEYPIGTVLYETKGWVSHPKFSPRGDRIAFMDHPAPQGDDRGEVAVIDLQGHKQTLGPAFNSVQGIVWHGDEIWFTASEAGISRQLYAVTLSGKQRLLLSAPSNLLLEDVNDKGQLLVRSENQRIGALGVAPGEARERELAWFNWSIVRDITPDGKTLLLEEQGDAAGTNYLIYIRGTDGSPAVRLGEGQAFRISPDGKWVLSALPGSGHPLRLIPTGAGEPREITHDKMDDHDDPRWFPDGKRVLFVGIEAGHGPRNYLLDVDTGQARPVTPEGTRGTVLSPDGKLAAVLTADGSQAFWPLDGGEMRPIKGVNSNEWVFAWTADGKSLYVTPISGPDSLPRKVFILDPASGQRRLWKTFSPSDLTGIRQVSAPVISNDGRAYAYGYSKSLSDLYIVEGVK